The Haemorhous mexicanus isolate bHaeMex1 chromosome 6, bHaeMex1.pri, whole genome shotgun sequence genome includes the window cagcagccttgggaagcagcagaaatgtCTGATGCCTGTCCCCTGCAATATGAACACACCACACTACAGAGGCAAGTAGAATGTCACCCCCCAGCCAGTCATCCATCTAGCTGAGATGCAATATTATGCAAGGCAAATGTATTACACAAGGCTGTAGGGCCAGTACTGAATCTGCTGTATGACCTTCCCTTGATCCTGTGACTCCTCTGGCACCCGCTCACAGGGTGACTTTTCCCATCAACTTGGCCAGGTTGTGCTGTTACCATCCTCTTCTCAGAAGGGGGCTTTGGGACATGGAACTCTCAGGTTATCTTCTGTTTATCTCAGATTTTGAGACAGTGCCCTGGTAGCTATGGTACTATCTGCTTTTCACTCTACTGTTTTCATCTCCCTTCTGGTTGATCAGGCAGGTACGCTGCTCCATGTTGGACTACTGGACTACTAGTAGGGCAATTTCAGTCAGGGAAAGACATCCCTATGAAATTATTGTCCCAGCATCCAAAGAAGCATCCTTTATTCTCTCCAtttgcctgctgctctcctgagaaAGCTTCCAAGAGGCTTCAAGCTTGTTTGTGTGTTCAGCAGAAGCTGTGTCCCTTGTTCTTTATGGTTTTTTGacgattttttttttgcctgttgctttccacttttttccttttttttttttttttttttttttaattctccatttttccacttagaaaaattatttattgcatTGAGATGCACTAATTAAAGCCGTTTTCTGGTATTTGGTTACTGAAGTGTTTGATGTCTCTCTGACAAGACCATGAAATGCACAGAGTGTCCACAGGGACAGAATTTGCTGAACACGGTGCTTTGTAAATGAGGGGACACAGTGTCGCAGCAGCTCATGAATATGAAACGCCCATGATGCTACCTCAGTGGACTTGGGAACACAGATGAATCCTGTCATGTGCTAAATGAGACCAATTTCTTTCACTTAACTTCATCTTCAATCAGACCTTCCATTTGCCTGTTTAAAATTCCCCAAACGTGATGCAGAAGGTAACAGCATTCAGTAAAACAAAgttttgctgcagcagagatattgtaattatttcagttttacatTTTATGAGCAAGCAACATAAAATAAAGTTAGTTTCATTTTTATACCTGCTTGGTGGTAGGAGACTGCCAGCTCCAGAAGCCACTGCCCTCTTTGTGTTCTCTGGATATGGTGGTGTGTGCACAGGGCAGCACCGTACCCACCACAAGAGTGTCCATTCTGAATGGCCTTTGAAACACTGACCCAGCTGGGAAGTGGATCAGACTGTGTGAGATGGAGTCTTCTTTGTTTATGGGTGCCAGGATGGGGGCTCAGGGTACTCTTAAAGCACCGTAGGGAATAAGCAGCACACTCTGACTAACTGCGGCTTGAACTGGAACATGGTTTCTAGATGCAGCTTTGCCAGTGATTTATTGTCAGACCTGGAAGAGGTTCTGTCTGTCCCTGGAAGAGATTCTATCTGTCCCTATTTATGTACTATCTTATATCTAGCAGACAATTTAGTTTTCTGGGACAAGAACCAGATCTTACTGGGAGTTCACAGGATTTTAAGAGACCCAGCCTGCAGGTGTTGCTACTAAACCAAAAATCAGCCCTGcttgggagaggagctgcaatATACCAActttcaggagcagctgggtATTGGATTGGCACAGATTCTTCCATCTCCTGCTTGTTGCTTTCTGGGGTTGTCTTCTTTGCCTGTCAGTATATTATTTGCTAAGAGGTAAAAAAGGTGATGTTTAGTACATGTACTTTAATATGAACACATAAAGCCCTCCTTTCTGTATGACTTGAAGAGCTGCTGTTCCTTGCTTGTTGTTTGACTGTCTGCATGTAGCACGGGTTGCCTTCACTCTTTCTCTTccatcttctcctcctccctttcaCACACTTCTGTCTTATGGCTTTGGTGCCTTGCCATAACTTAGTCATAAAGGTCTTTTTGTGTAAGACCTAGCTAAGTTCAGCTGTTCAAATAAAAGATTATTCTTAATTATATACTGGGACTTAGATGTTCTGGGACAATCAGTTTTGTGCAGTGACTTAATTCCCCAATTAGCCAACATTTGGTACTGGTGTCTCCTGCCCCACCATAACTTCCATATGAGTAAGCTCATTTTGATTTCATTCTTTGTTCACTTGTTCATAAACATCTAGGAGGTGGAGGGGAGTTTGCATTTGTCATCTAGCATGTGGTGCTCCCTCATCTTTGCACAAGCTATTTGTTCATGTCATTGTTCACTACACTGAGCTGGTATCTGTGAAGGTGTGTCCTTTTTTGTAGTCATTTTTGAGGTTCGCCTACATAGGCATGAGAGCCTGGCCAGTAAAGTATGTGTCAAGGTTCTGCACCAGAAGCACAGGTTTATGGAAAATTATCTGAAACCCCCACACTGAACAGATGAGGAAAAATGTGGGTCACAGAGCAAAGCACACAGAGTGGGGGTTTGTCATATAGCTGTGTTGTTGGAAAAAGATGCAGTGCGAGATTGGGAGGACATAGTCCTGTGAACATTTCTGCATGTACTAATGTTATATGTAAAGCTTCCCTGCAGCTAGGGGGAGTATTAAAAGTAGAGCATATGCCTACTCTCCTGCAGCAtaacagcctgtgctgtgctatTCCCCCTGCAGCTGACACTGTGCCACAACTTAGCTGTGTTACCAGAGCTTATAGGAGAAAAAGATATGAGTCTCAAGAAAAGCGACAAAAATAATGAAGAGGCTGAGAATCAGTGGGGGTAAGGTTGGGTCCTTTGTGATAAGTGAGAGCTGAGACACTTTGCAAACTGtacagagagaaagggagagggatTGTGCTGAAGTGACACCATGGGAATTGGCAGAGGGAAAAGGTAGTTATGAGTAACAAGTAAAATAAAGACTTAAATATTTCAGGAATTATTTGTCCCTGATAGCAGTTAGCCCAGGGACccaatattttcttaaaatctgaGACATTTCTGTAGTTTCCTGTCAGTCTCACAGTTCTAAAGGGCATTGCTTCTGCCTAGAAATGGGCAAGGCATCTGCACTTTGCAGTAGGAACAAGCATGCACTGGCCTTTGttggaggggctggcaggggcctCCAGAGCTTTTTCAGCTCTtctgtctgaaatattttcaaagtgtCTATAAAATCTTGGAGCCTTgaatttcttttggaaagaatTTCTAAGCATTTGCCTGAATTTTGCTAATACAGAGTGGAGGTCGTTCTCTGCAAGGGGTTTAGAAATCTCTCCGTGGAATTCACTGGCAATGAGATAAAAACAGCACTAGAGAACCCAGGAGTCTTTGTGAACCTGCAAAATGGAAGGAACATCACTGAGCAGGGCCCTAAGTTTACAGCTTTTTCTTGTGCAAAAAGAGATCAACAAAAACAATAGAGAACTGGCAAGAGTAGACTCCTGAAATAGGTGCCAAAATGAGCACTGAGTGAAGAAATTCAGTTTCCTGCAAACACCTTTTACATTTCTGCTGTCAAAAGTGGATAAGGTCTGaccttctcctgctctgtgggTGAAGACAGCTCTGTTTCCAGCTAGTTTTTAATTTACTTGTGCTTGCTGAGAAACGTTCATAGTCTCGTCATAAAAGGATAAATTAGTTCAGGAGAGGTTAAACGGTTTCTCGTTCCCATGCTCATTTTCCTGGACTTAACAAGGCACCTCTGCAGAGAGCTTCATTCCCCACCTTGGACCAGTCTGTTCCCTTCTAGGTCCTTGTTGCTTATATACAGGGACTTTCTCCCACATTATCCCTGAGATTTTACCAGCTGCCTCCACATGTTGGTCTGTCTGCTCCTGGAGATGCTTCTGTCCCATAAGCGCATTTTGCTACAAGTTTTACCAAGAGCTGGGAGCCTCTGCAGGGAAGAGCCAGCGGGATAGCAGCTTCTACCAAGTATTGTCCTCACAAGCAGAGGTGGGGAGAtctgccccaaattcccagcgATGCACAGGTGAGACATTCCTTGCACTTGCCTCTTCTGCCTTACGGACAGCCTAGGGGCCGTTGCTGCAGTTTCCCTTTAAATGTCATTGGGAAGTTCGCTGCAGTTGGAGAACCTCTTCACAGGCACCTGCTCCTTGGGAGCTAgaaggcacagctctgctgaggccGGCCAAGCTGTCACTCCTCTTGCCGCGGCCATGCTCGTGACAGCCCCCGTCCCGCTCAGCCTTCCTCCAGGCAACCAATTAGCGAGAAATCCCACTGTGTGGCCAGCTCCGGAGGGCCACTGCGCCGGGGCCCGGCTGACCcgtgccctgctgcagctgggccagggccgCCTCCCGGCCAGCGAGCGGGGGCACACGGCGGACGTGCGGCAGGGAGGGCAGCTGAGACCCTGCGCGGTCTGACAGGCGGCCGGACTAGGGGCTTCTCGGGAAGagcctgcccacagccctcGGCACCGTGGGTGGGAATGTCTCTCCAGCTCCTGAATATTCATCTCAGCCTGGGCTGAAAAACGGGGCAAAGCCAGactcagctgcctgctgccatCCAGCAGTAGCATTGCTGCTTTGTcggcagagctgggagcaggctgctcaTTCCAGTGCTGAAggggccagctctgcctgcttaCTGGGCAAGGGAAACCTTTTCCCTGAGCCAAACCAGCTTCTCCATGGTTTGAGGGCTCGGGGTCTCTGGAGAGCCTTTGTGGCCTTAAGTCTTTAAAGGAGCTTTGTATTGGTGTACTCTGTTGTTGCTTTGTGCCTCCAGTTACtttgccttctctttttccttttttctgcacTAACTTTTTGCAGTGCTTTATCAAATGACAAACTGTGCAATGCTTTCAGGGCCTTGCTTCTTTAGTAGGATGCAACGTACGCTCAGTTCTTCCTCCTATCCTCAATTCTTTTGTTTCTAGCATCCTTTTTAGTTGGAGTAGCCGTTGTCCTTGTGCTGGCTATACTCAGTGACCTTCAGCCATTCCAGTATGACACTGAAAGTCATGAAAAAGGTTTGTGACAATACAACAAGACGTGTGTTCCTTAGTGTTTGTATCTGCTAGACCACCAGCACATCCTTCCTGTCGTGCTGGTGGTCTAGCAGAtacaccagcacagcctctgcacAGTCTCAGACCCCAACAGCAGGTCCTTCAAGATACAGTTTTCTATGGATTCACTCAGTTTTCTGTGGATTCGCTCAGTTTCTGCCCCATGTTTCATTTTAACTGAGTCTAGGTGACTGGTGTCTGAATAAATGATAAGACATAACTAGCAAATTCTTGTCAGTTCATGATGGCAACATAGACAGCAAGTTTAGTACAGGTGGCTTCTTTCAGCTTCAAGGTTGTGTTCAGATACATAGTCCATGACCTATAGAGCCCTACCTGGATTAATCTGTTCCTCTTGCAAGATTTCTTGTGACCTCAGACTTCAAAGTTTTATTGCCTTGTTTAAATAGtaaacaatatatttttaattattgctaAATAACCATTTTGTGTTTCCCTCTAATAAGAAAGAGGGTGCTTCATATCTGTGAAGCAAAGGAACCTTAGTCTTCAGTGAGAGGAGAGCACAACACTCCCCActtactgctgctgctttctcttgTTGTAGACATTCCTGTGATCCCTGATTTGGAGGATGTCCAGGAGGAAGATCTGGCCATGCAAGTGGCAGCTCCCCCCAGGTAAGAGCACTGCCAGGTGCTCTTGAGGCTCTCATCAGCAGTGCAAACTGGCTAGTGAAATTAAACCCATCTTACTCATGCTCTTTGGAtgtcagcagcagtgctgttcaGCAGGATTTGGTGTGGTCTTTTGTGACAGTAATGTGCAAGATGAACAGTGAAAAATTCTTGTTTCCTATTACGCAGAGAAAGCAATTACTGCCTATTCTCTCTctataaaaaaaaccaaaaacctacATTAGAATAACGTATTTGTTGTTGCTAAACCAAACTCTCAAAAGCAGGAAATTTCTTGATTTAAGGTTGCCTGCATAACTCCAAAAGTCTCCAATGCACATGCATTATCACACATACTTTAATTTTGATGGTCTTAGGCTGCTTTGCCCTCCACAGGATATCCTTCTTACTCAAGTGTGTAGTTAATTTGCAAAGTACAGTCCTGTTGTTTGAAGGGGCTTTTGCAGTAGCCTTGGAGTCAGCTCAAGGGAATGAAAGTTTTTGGAGTTTTGTCTTAAACATACCAGGAAAGTCTTCTTTTGTCTGTTGGGCCTATTGCCAAGGTCACAGGCTGAGATTTCTGTTGATCCTTATTTGGAGGGGTGGGATATCTTACTCCTGGCCACAGATGCCTCTCTCACAAGTGAGGAGTAGTTATTGTAATTATATAGCTGTTAACAAAAATAATTGACTGCTTTTGtagtaaatttaaaattactgtgtTTCTCACTGGGattagtttctttttctctctctttattttttaaataaagtgaTCTGATCCTCCTATATTCATAGTTTTCTTGCAGTAGAAAAGACAAGTGATTTTCAtggaaaaacacaagaaaattcAATTATTAGAGGTCTTTTTTAGAGTGTTGGATCACTAGTGAAGGCAGGTGTGGTACAACAGTGTATCACCCCCTACACCATGTTTTTCTTGGAAGGCTACATTTTAGGAAGTCATATTTAATAGCTCTGATGCCGCTCAGATATAAAAAGCCAAAAATCCCTACTGTTCTCTAGCTTGCATGGTGTTGCTCTCAGAGGCTCCTTTGCTATGGCACTGGGGCTGTTTGAATGCTCACTGtggtcttcttttctttctagcCCTTGCAACTAGTCTGTGGGTCTTCTTTTAGCATGCTGGCTTCTCTGAGGGAGTCCATGGTTGTTCCACATCCTATTTTTATGCATGTGCAAACCCTGGTACCTAGATTTGTCAATGACTGTTCATTTGCTGACTGAGCTGTGCTTCTGTCTGGGTATATCCATCCTAAGAGTCTGCATGGGGGATGTGATGTGGACACTCAAGATGTCACCAGATGACTTTTCATGCCACCCTTCTCCTCACATGTGCTTCCACACTGACACAGGTTTGTTCTCTGACCCTTTCTGGCTGCAGTGTGCAGGTGAACCGAGTGCTGACCTACCATGACCTGGACAAAGATCTAATGAAATATGCTGCCTTCCAGACTCTGGTAAGTGGATTTTGCTATGGGCTGGCCTATGTGAATCCCTCCCCTTCTGGACTCATGTCATCCTCCACAGTGATACTCAGCTGCACAAAATACACTGCCTTATCATCCAGAGAACTTGCAGTCTCCCTGTAAGTCTGTTCCTCTCTGCAACATGGCTTTTGTACTTGTGTCTGTAAATAATGTGGATATGGTATCTGTTTCTCATATGAGGTTCTTGCTGTTGTCCTGGACAAAGTGACCCTTATGAGGCAGATGTGGCGATGTCTAACAAATGTATCTGGTGAAATGATGGTGTTCATTTTCTCAGTGTCTGTAAGACTGTGACTCTGTATGTTCATAGGATGGAGAGGTAGACCTGAAGCTCCTTACCAAAGTTTTGGCTCCAGAGCATGAGCTACGGGAGGTAAGTCTGTTTTGTGGAAACACCGACAAGGTAAAAGCTTCTTGTGTGTCTCAGACTGTACTAGGAAAGGAAGCCTTGTCAGTGGGGGGGAGAAGAGTTGTGAGGAGGAGCATGTCCAAGCTATTGGAGGTTTGTCTTCCCCAGCAGGTGATTTTTAAGATAGGTAGTGCTTTCTTGGTGTGAGTTTATGGCATCACTATGATTGGCCAGTATGAAGTATGAAGGAGCTGGTCAGGAAAATGTGCAAGGCCTAGTGCTGCCAGAGATCCCTGCAGATACAGTGCTTTGTCCTTTGGTGACCACCATGAGCTACAGGTGGTTCCACAGAAAAGTACAGAGggacaaaggcaaaaagcaTTTTGCGTTTGGGCAGAGGGTTTTTAAAGCAGGACAGAAGAACCTCAATACAACTGGGTGGGCAGAGGCTCAGGACTTGCAACAAAGGATTTCTGCGGCTTTGAACTGAACATGCTTCAGCAGAAGTAAGGAGTGGAAGGGCTTCTTTCTATGCCCTGTCTGGGAGTATCTAATATTGACAAGTATCAACAAATATGTCCTTTTTGGAATTTTAGAACATGAATAATTTTGtccacattttaaaattgtagCAGATATTCACATTTCATACTGGCTAGTATTCCTGCTCTAGCCAGCTGAATCTGAGACTTCCCTCATCAGGGCAGTTGCCTTTTGGTTTCTTTGCTGTTCTGGCATTGTTCAGAGAACTTTGGGTGGAACAGTAACATTTCAGCatgtttgtcttttttcctcttggtaGGATGATGTCAGCTGGGATTGGGACCATCTCTTCACAGAGGTGTCATCAGAACTAGTGACTGAGTGGGACCTGGGACAGTCGGAGAGGGAGGACCACCTCAGTCTCCCATAGAGCTCTGACACACCAGATGTCTCATACACCCATCTCCTGTAAATAGTTAAGCACTTAAATTTTCTATTCACTTGTTTGTATTTGAGAATTTATTtcagacatgaaaataaataggaCCTTGCTTGATATAAAAATTGTCTTGGGAGaagtttgggttattttttaataagaCTTTTTGttctcaaaagaaattaagaattctaaacacaataaaatatttacttatAAAGAGTCATTCCACCTCAATAGCACCTCTGCAGATAACTGCAGTGGTTGATCTTTTCTCTATGAAACTGCTGCCTCTCTGGAGTGGACCACCATACAATGGAGTGTGGTTTGCACTGATGGCTATCAGAGAAGCTTGGGCTGATATGACTTGTTTTCATAGGACATCCAGGTTACCATCTTCCTCACAACAGACACCTCAAGCTGTCAGGATATCTGATTTACATTTcatccagcagcctccagcctttccttgttAGTTTAACCTCTCTCTTGGAACATTACCTCTGTATTGACTCAGGTGCAGCACCACCTATTAAACGGCCACTTCTTACAGCCCCTCTTTATACCTTGAGGTTTCCCAGCTAAATTCTGACCAGGCATAACCTCACTTAGCTTTTGCAATCACATGAAACCACAGCCTGAATGGTGATCGCTTCAGGCATAGGTACTTTGCAAGGAAAATGTTTATTCCATGTGTGTGAAAGAATGGAGCCTGGTGCTCTCAAATAAGGTAACTCCCTGGTGGGTGTCTCCTTGGAAGCAAGTAACTCACTCTTATTGTCATCTGTCTAAAGAAAAACTCATTTTGCTGTTAACGCCTTGTCCCTGTAGAACCATGGTCATTATTTGCAGGAAACAGCAACATTACTTCTAAACCAATGTCTTTCAAAGCCTTGCCCTGTTGGAGGATCTTGCTATATACTTCTGGGGAGTGCAAGTGCTTCAAGGAAGcttgctctgctgcttttctttgcttgtttggttAGTCTAACAGAGCACTGCATTCCCACTTTTGTGACAGCAGGACAGGTGAAATAGCTCTCTGTGAATTCACTACTCTGCAGAATTTCAGGTAAGAGCTGACATGCCAAACAACTTTACCAACAAAAAATAAGTTGGGCCCCAGTCTGGGGCCACAAAAATAATGGGAGGCTTATCTGTCTTAATGAAACTCTTAATGAACCTAATGAATTTTTTTACAGCCAAGACATCTTTCCTATAACTAGAAAACTAAGTGAGACATTGGCTTGGGAGGCCATTGTACAGAAGATAATCCAAAAATCTTTCTCTGAGCAGTAAAACCTGTTTTGATAGGAACAGAAACTTCCCAGCTGAGGTAGCATCTACATTTCTGTGACACGATTCTTGGCCACAGAGAATTTAGAATGTTTTGTAtcccagggaaaaaattaatttcagcaaACTAAAATAGGTTAGTAAATCAGACAA containing:
- the IFT43 gene encoding intraflagellar transport protein 43 homolog isoform X2; translated protein: MDKMSSDFHLVDSDICLNEVPPPKPPRRQGGWADDPEKAPSKSGRKNAEEVEDHRLRQQSLEASDDGGDIPVIPDLEDVQEEDLAMQVAAPPSVQVNRVLTYHDLDKDLMKYAAFQTLDGEVDLKLLTKVLAPEHELREDDVSWDWDHLFTEVSSELVTEWDLGQSEREDHLSLP
- the IFT43 gene encoding intraflagellar transport protein 43 homolog isoform X1 — protein: MEAEPERAEAPRRGGVAGVLKMGRRARQDLSAGEKLSTKNSPSASLGEVPPPKPPRRQGGWADDPEKAPSKSGRKNAEEVEDHRLRQQSLEASDDGGDIPVIPDLEDVQEEDLAMQVAAPPSVQVNRVLTYHDLDKDLMKYAAFQTLDGEVDLKLLTKVLAPEHELREDDVSWDWDHLFTEVSSELVTEWDLGQSEREDHLSLP